GGTGATCAAGGACGCaagaaacaacaggaagtgaagtaaactgaaataaaaaagaatcatcAAACATAAGGAATGACAAAAAGGTAAATTAACTGAATCAGAGGAATACAAGGGAGGTAACACAACTTAACTCAAGGAGCaaacaaccaaaacacacatttgaaaaaaacaaggaaaatacattttccattaaGTGTGCATGAAGTCCTAGTGCAGAATCGTGACACAAACATGGATGGAATTCAGGGAATTGTtatgagtaaaaataaaagttcttaAGCTCTAAAACTTCtctgatgaaaaacataaaGTTACAGAAACTAATGAACACGAGAGCAGCTTCTGTGTCGACTAAACTTGATGTTGGGGCAAAGGACTCTTCACACACTACTGACTGGTTGAGggcagaataaaacatatttaagataCATTTAACAGTGAGGAGACCTCTGTTTTCTCACACTCTTCTTATCACCCTCAGTTTAAAACATAGCTCACTAGTGCACCAATAATACTGGTGAAGGAATATAGCAGATAGTAGAATCTAATTccaacattttaacacattttacagtaacCTGGttgttcagtgtatgtctgGGCAGTCACAAGTTTCCTACCTTAACCTGATTCCTCAAtaatctgtatttgtttgttgcAATAAACACAGTCAACAAAGATCAGTGCTGTTTTTCCAGCTTTGCGGATTGAGAAGAAAACCTAAAACCTGCCATCTGAGGGTCAGACATCTTGCCCAGTGGAAACATGATGGTGCCACGCcaacaaaaacagacaatgCTATCACACATCACCAGACCTCTACTTTAAAAACTCACTATCAGAAGAGGAACTGAGAgatagaagaggaggagggagagaaagagaaagtatgGAGGACAGCAGGAGCCTCAGTGCTGATTAGGCTCTTTTCCAGGTCTGcatcagcagaaacaaacagtggaagccTTTCATCGGGTGAGTGGACATATGGAAGATGATGTGTGCCACAGTCAATAAGCAAGCTACTGATAAACTTGATTTCTAATCTGGAATTCCAGTCTGGAAAAGCACAGTAtgccaaagtaaaaaaaaaatacaaaaaactaaaatcaagaTGCTTTTCAATCCAAAACCTCAAATGTCTGTTGGACAAAATGACAACACCAGAACAATACATGTTGTGCTGCATCAGTTTCCCCTGAAGAAGCTTCTGCCAGTGTTGGGAAGGACAAACTTCAGGTTCAGGAGCAATGTGGATTCTGTCCTGGTCATGGAACATGTGTTTTATTGAGCTGGACAAGGATTGTGGGTCCTGTGGGGTATTTTGTAAAAGATACTGCCATATTGACAGGCTCTGTAAGGGGTGAACCTGATCCTGATCTCCCAGGAGAGATGAGGTGTGGAGAGGATCTGCTCTGGTGGTCTCAGGAAAGGTCTCATCAAACATAACCTCCAGCGAGCTTTACAGCTGACCACCAGGTCTGAGGCTGGTACACTGCTGGAAAACAGCCCGGGAACAAATCTCAGTCCCGAGTGAAGCGAGCGAATGAGGGTGAAATGGGGAATAGAAGATGGGACAAAAATGTTTGACACACTAATCATTGTTCTAATCTTCATCTATGCACAAGAGTTCTGGGTAATGACCGAAAGAGTGAATCACATGCGAGCAGCAGAATTAAGCCTAATGTGTTCATACTGAATATTTACACCTGATGGTGAAACATAAATTTGTCCAGAGTGGCACACGTTTGACGAAGATAGAAAGAGTAGGGGAACATAACAAAACCCCTAGAGTTCTGCATGGATTCCCACAGAAAAAGCCAAGCGTGTCCATCTGTAACTTAACGTTAACGTCCACAGGTCAAATTTACATGTATGACACTAAGgattttgtttctgtctgaacacaTGGATACATAGAGATAGAGATGTCCCAAGGCGCCTCGGAGAAGAACTGCTGCTCCCTTGTGCAGAAGGGGGTCACTTAGGGTGATTTGGACATGTCGTCTGGATCCCTCCTGGATGTCTTCCTGCGGAGGTATTTTGGGTAAATCCATGCTAGATGGATTACATATCTGGCCTGGAAATGTGGCTAGGGAGAAGAACACATGGGCTACTTAACTTAGCTTATTACCACTGCAACCCCACCACAATTATACATGAAAGGATGGTTGATATGTAGAATTAAGCATGCTGGCTGGATGAATATTCTACATGCACTGCAGTGTATGATCAAATAATGTAATGTGGGCTGTATGTTTGGCTGCTGTCGTGGATTATGCATGCAGAGCGAGCACTCGATCACGGGCCACTTCCCAGTCCCTTTCATCCTTAGTCATGCATCGGTGTTCTCTTTGAGGGGATGCCAATAAGGGGGTGAGGGCAGAGTGCCCACCAACACAACAAAGGGCAGCAGAGTGGAATATGGCAGAGGCGATTGGGAAAAGGAATAATGAGGAagacaggagaagaggaggaggagcaacaCCATTAGCATGGGAGTGGTGGCGGTATGACCCAGTTAGGCACAATGCCTCAAGGGTGGAAGTGGAGGGGACAGACAAATGTTGCAAACTCAcatgccgacacacacacacacacacacacggtcagaTTCTGCCAATGTCCAGACAAGTTCTACAGGAAGGACAATGCCAAGTACAGCAAGCCTGGAGACGCTGGGGCAGATAGAGCCAGGCACGTCTGAGGCTTTCACACAGAAAGAGCATGAGGCCGAGCAGCGACAGAGAGATGCGTGGCCACACACCATCACGCTGGCTTTTTGCTGTGACCTACATTCACCGTGTTAAAAGGAATTAAGAGATTCTTCTTGCAGACGCATTCTCGTGACTGACAAGCAGACAGTCAGTCCACGCTCCTGCCGTCTCTCTGCCCCGCAGCTGAGTGAGCCGCTGTTATACACGCTGTATAtgaggagatgaaagaggaaCCAGAGAGGAAAAAGTGGAATCTCAAGAAGCAGATCAGCCACAGAATCACTTTCCTGCAGGGTAAACAGAACTAAATTCATTAAAACGATGTGACAAAGTGTACATCTTTACAAATGGAGGTGCCGGAGCTTCCTCAGTGACACCTCAGCTGACAACAATACAAAGAAGCATCACTGTCACTGTGagcgagcggggggggggggctgagtcCGTCTTTTGTCAGGATGTCAGCCAGGAAACACGTTTGAGAAGAATACTGAGAGATCTGCTGTTAGGACCATTTTAAGGGGGcgtatcattgtgtgtgtgtgtgtcgttcaGTTAACTCCAAACTGACACTGTGTGCTGATACCCCCCCTTCAGTCCTCATTTCTGCAGCTTTATTGTTATGAAAACAGACGATGGGCGAGTTGCTAAACAAAGGGAAGGGGACAGATGACCAACGACAAACGTGTCCCCGTGAGAGATGGTGAAACATCTCCAATTCTAATGGGACAGGAGAGGGTGGCTGCGGGTCAGAATGGGGTGTAACCCCGCTGGGGATAAAGGACAAAGTGATTGTGGGGGAGAAGGGGGTTGATCTGGGGTTATTTGCACCGTCACGGTCCTAACCTCATTTCCATAAATGAATCAAGGACGCGTGCCATACTGTGTTTGTATTGTActggcagctgctgctgcttttgacAGACGGCATCGCTAAATGTCAGCGAGTGAGTAGCTTCATCACAAATAATTTCTTGCTGGAGAAATACATGCACTTCATGAAGCTTGACTTTTCAATAACTTAATCATCTATGAGGTTGCTTTGGATGCATGTCTGGAAAATCTGCTGCACAACCaccgtgtttgtgtttctctgcttcacATGCTTTCCCAGAACTGAAAAGGGAAACCTGGCTGCTCGGCGGCATGTGGCTAAGCTGATGATATTGACAGACAATGGCTCTCACAAGAAGTGGGAGCGAACCACTGACGCATCTGAGTTAACCATTAGTTCCATTTTGAAGAACAGGAGAGGCAGTGTGCTCTCGGGAACTATTTGACAGTATTTGAGTGTCGGTTCCATTCAGTCTCATCTATCCAATAAAAGGTGATTTACTTTAATGACTGCTGAAGCAGCTTTGCTCTTGATCATTGTGCAAGCGGTTACTCTTCTGCAGGACCACCAGACCACTAcaattattctttaaaatgagGTCACCGTCCTGTTTCTAATAAACTACAGGAGTGTAGTTTACACAAACAACCTACATGCTAGTGATTACTCTGCAGGTTTGGGGCAATGTTTAAGAGTCTGAAAGAGGGTGCAGATGTTCCTCCCCAGTGAAATACAACCTGGACCAGTTCAGCAAGATAAACATCTGGATTTCATCAGTTTTAACTGACAAACTGTCTTGTTTTTTGAATGAGTTCATTATCATATGTGTAACGTCCATGGTGAttctcaggctgctgctgcctcaaaAGGTTGTGaagtgctgccatcttgtggacTTTTGTGGTATTTCCAGTTACAGCAACTTACTCATCTTAAAAGGGTCAGTCCACCTCTAGTTTCTCATTTGCCCCCTTATTCAGGCTTTGAGGTGTGACGTCTTACAGTAAATGCCTTCCTCCAACCCAATAGCATAGAAGAGTATAACATTTTAAGATATTTCCTGataatttacagaataaacatcTTAAAAGTAGCAACAACCCTGTAAAAATAGTCAATAACAAGAAAGGTTCTGctctttcagtttttcttaGCACGCctcaaattcatatttttattttaccaatGCATCAAATGACTGGTTTTCAGTAGAGTAACATGAAAAGAGAATTATCACCAGATTCTGCAGTTCCCCTCAGCTTGACGTGATGTTTGAGCATCCTTCAGCTCATtgctttgttgtttatttactgttttgtttttttcttacagCCCTCTTCAGTATCGCTTCTAGACAGGTAAACGGTATGGTGAAGAAGGGTCTGAAAATGatcatagtaataataataacacttcAACACCACACAACAGAGACtaaattgttaaaataataaaagatattaaagATCAGAGATACAGCCTGGGGCCTGGCCATGAAGAGTcataaaagtaatcaataaaatcttaaaatcaatcctaaaACAAAGTGGGAGccaaagtaaaaatgaaaaagcaggCATGATGTGATCATATGTCTTAGTTCTAAAAGCCTAGCTGCTAATTTTTTGTACAGATGGATAATCAAGGCGTGAGGTGATAAGAGCATGTAGGATCTGCTGTGGCCCAATTACAAGgatttctcttttatttgagTTGAGCTGATGAACCTGCCCAGCATCAGTCAGACAGTTGGCAACTAGCTGATGAAAACTGCAAATGAACGATattatttgttcatattttctgGATGTGTAGGCAGCTGTTAGTCAATGTAATCACAGTATCAACTAATAAAGTGATAAAATCTATTTCTGCAAAACGAGTTAATTGTCAGAAGTAAAGGTATTCATCATGGAGTCAGAATGGTCGCTTTCATTTTGATATTACAACATGTGTTAATACTGGCTGCTAGGTGGATATAtttacctccactaaggagattatgttttcatctgtttgttagttagcagcattacaaaaaaactacaggaaggattaccatgaaacttggtggaacccattcaattttgctACAGGatcactgatttcccagggaatagctcatggatcttgatgaaaataagcAGGAATAGTcagggaactgatttctatgagtgtgtgaaatttgattattttaagggacggttgggccttggtgaagttatgcgctctactgagtgacattcttgTTATAACAGATTTATAAACAGTCAGGTCAATGGGTTCATTTCTAAGATGGACATAGAGTCAGATTATTAGGTTCAATTAACCATATAATAAAGGAATACAGATTTGCTGATGTGCTGTTGTATTGGATTTCCACAGTTTTATCTTTGATTTCAGATTTGGAATGTGCAGAGCATTTAATAAATAACTTATGTAGTGGGGTAGAAGTAGAAAAATAATGGGTTGTGGTGGAGTTGTTAAAATTAGCATTAAATGGGAATTCGAAGCTCTTCAACACTGTATTAAATGGAAAAGTGGTTGAGTAAATGCACTTGGTTCATTTCAACCACTTGAGttaaaaaacactgcagcacaatTGTGACACAAGCACCGTTTGCTGAGATAAAATAAAAGGGATTATAAAACAGGATAATACACTTGTAATGTCCCTTCCAGCCAAGTAAGTGACACTGGCTTTCTCCATGTACTTTGGCCTGTGTTTGTGGAGGGAGGTGAATACAGACTGTGAACCTGTGAACCCAGGTAGCGTTCACGAGCCACAGCATGTATTCTCATAAAACACAGTATTAATGAACAGTAATATAAAGGGCAGCAAAGCATAACATAAGCTAAATactggagagaaacaaaaacagtgaccACTTGTGAACTGTTCATCGTGTTGTGTAGCgatctgtagcagtcagtgggggcgtGGCAGTGTGACCCAATtgtgatatactgtatatatttttcagaaagattgaaagaaaattaggttaaggtttgtttgaaaatgagTCATGCTACAAAGTAAGAGAGTTGAGCCAAAATAAGTACAatgaacagtttgtttctctctatGAAACTGATCGAACAGGATCGACTGCACATTTTCGTTCCACCCCAGCCTGTATTATAAGTCAGTGCTTCAGGAGACGCACACAGCTGAGCAGCGTGGGGTTACTATGAACAAGTCTGTCCTTATCTGACCTCTGGGActctcctccccttctccctccgtctctgcTGCCTTTAcaccacaccccccccccccccccgcagtcCGCCAGCCGCTGGGCTCCTTGCCAACAGCTAAAGGTGCCGGGTGCCAACCCTAACTTGTGGAGGAGTTTGGGTAAAATGTGGTAACTTCTCCCTTGTTCTGTCCGTTTATATCTACTCTTTTAAATCCACATGACACTTTCACTGTCTCGTGCACATGTGCAGACTGTGCGGTTTCCTGCCTACTGTAAATATAGAGCCCCGTCTGTCCCAATGTAACCTCACCTAAATCGACCCTGTCGTCCTGTCTGAATGGGAGCAGCGAGGAGACCTAGAGCAGAGTGAGGAGCGTTTGAATATGGAAATAAGAGAAAGTATCTCTGTGTTGCTCAATGATCTGTGAGCCAAACTCaaccctctctctccgtctgcctCTGCCTGTCCTATCACATGCTTTGTTAGATTGTTTACTTGCACTGGTTTGGTCTCTCTCCTTTCTgagctccctccctctccctcgttATTCCTCCCATCCCGCCCACCAGTTGGTTCCTGCTCGGTGTTATGTGGCGATAAAACCGAGACGAAAACAGGAAAGAAGGCCTGTGCAGCCCTTTTCTCTCAAGATTGTGCTTCTTGTGCTGTTTGCATCTTCTGATCCTGCCGTTTCCCCTCTAACAACCACCGTGAGTACCTCTCTTTGCTGAATCAAATAAACAGGTTATACTGTAAAGAGTGTTTGGCAAGGAGCAGTTGAGGGGACGACAGAGAGACACCCCCTTTTTCCCTTGCCTCACTTAACCCCACACACAGAGTGGCGGACATGCAGAAAAGATAATAAAGCACGACACAGATCGAGGTTCACAAATGTGCAGCAGTGTTGACTGTTTGTGAAGCTGAAGATATGCTGCACAGAGTTTGTCAAACGCAATGTCTATCTGTGCATGAATAAAAAACTTTACTGTAAACATGAATCATATTTGATTTTGGTCATACAATGTGCTCCCTCCagtacatttctttatttaattagaCACTTGTTTCATTCAATAGTAAACAGTTCAAGTCTTTCTCCTTTGTCCCTCTCAGAAGGTCAGCGTGCACTCTCAACTTGAATATCTGCCAATATCCGCCATTTTCACTCTACATGcttaagcgtgtgtgtgtgtgtgataagccACAGAAGAACAAGTGAAAGGACAACAGCAATGTGAGAGAAACTGAATctttaaacataattttaaacATGATTCCTTAATACTTAGTAACTGAACGTAAACAACCCTCATATTTCAGAGTATAGTCAGTGTGCTGTTTGTACACTTTGATATGATCTGTTGCTTGTCTGGCAGTGAATGTTAATGTGTGAAGTGTCATCAGACTTGTCTGAATCTCTGAGCTGCATCAGTACAAGAACTTGTTCATTCTTCGTTACATTATCACATCATgtatttaactgtaaaacaTGATGATGCTGCCAGACTGGCACAGAATGGATCTGAAACTTACGAAGGCCACATTTATTAAGTACAAACATAAGAGTTGGGGTTAGAGTTTGCCTTTAAcgcatgaacaatgcagcaggagattctccgctcagatgcGTTGACAGGAACACAGAAATCTCCcgagcgttcaggtgaggggtggccaGAAGGTAGAGGCTGGACGCAACTTATACAttccgctgtggagatcactCGTTTTCGTCTCCAGCAAATTTAAACCGGCGTCAGCCTTTATCACCAAAACACTCATTGCGTGTATGGCACCACattcttttgtccttttttttgttttttagaggGCTGGCCGTAGAAAACTCCAGAAAAAGTCCAGAGGATcacactctgacatttgtgttctcacagtCAACCCCTGTGTAGATTTAAGAGATTCTCTGTAgtgcagtgcatgtctgaaagcagctttaaagaggTGTTGTATTTGCAAATGGGCATATATACAACTTGTCGTGCGTTCAGGTGCTTTTGTTCTGCTTAACAACACAGTTTACTGTTTAACAGAAATTATATAACATGTGGACTTGTGTAAAACTtctatatgaaaaaaaaaaactatgtcacagagacaataaaaaaatatagtaAGTAAAGAACAATCCAGCACTGTTGTGACAATTGGCTTTAAAACAGGAcccaaacattttacatattaaTGTAGTGGCAAAACATCCAAAGAATGGGTTTGACCTGTAACCCGCTTTTTGCCCAATGTGCTATATTACACCACATGCTGCAGAGTCCAGAAACATCcagaaaacaaatccaaagGTAATCAGGGTCGCTGTTTGTACTTTATGGCTAAATAAACATAAGAAAACGAAATGCAGAAATCAAGTCGTCTTCTATTGAGATTGAGGCCAATGACAGTGTCTGCTGTCACAGCCTTCCCTTCACACGTCATGATCACCCGGACCTATAGATTAGGAGGGAGTAGGGCGAATTCTTTCAAATATACTTTCTAAAATGACTTGCAGCTTTATCTAAGGGCAGCAGTAGTGTCACGGATACATTtgataactttaaaaaaatatatgtaggTTTATTTgtctgaagatgttttcttcattcaaattaaaaagttaaaaatcaTTCAATCATTGACATTTCAAAGTAGATACTCCCTTTTAATCACTCTTAAATGGCTCCTTTAAGAATTTCTGCAGCTGAGTTATTGTCACTCagataattgattgatttattaaaCTAAGATGATAACTGCTAATCCGCTGATTCAACACTTTGAACGGTTAGTCAGCAGCATGTCTGTGCTGATGAAGTCTGGAATAAACGAGTCGGTGTCcctgttcacctgttttcaGATGCTCCACCTGACGGCAGGGCGCGTGGGAAGCCTCCTGGCCAGGCGTGCCACTGCAGCCTTCAGCACCAGCAGCGTGAGGATGGCGAGCCACGGCCACGGTACCACTACATCTGTGGTTTTCCACATCGAGTTGACTGTAGGCTCGCTTCAGGTGTTTAGATTCTGTAGGGAAGGGACCACACCATGAGGAGGTTATTAGAccaatattttatataataatatatacattattatattattatctagttgtcattacattacattattgaCAAGGGCTGCGGCTGGTGTGATGCCCTCTCAAGATGGTCTGTAGTTTTAGTCTGTAGTAGGTGCCGGTGATTTTGATGAAGAGGAACTGTCGGCCTCATCCCCCAGTTAGTGTCTAGTATCATGTTCTGtccagtgtgaacagcagaggaaGTACTCCTACCTCAAGCAACACCACTGTGTACAATTAAAAGGTATTGGTCTGGATACGGTCTATGatctggacaggtcaccagtctaTCACCGgtgacacaaatacagacaaacatccattcactctcacattcacacccatgGGAACACATTGTTAGTTACAGCAACTAAAACTGGTGACTCTAGTTTTAGATATAAAAATAGATATAGACTAGAGACCATCATGTGAGGGGATCACGCTgctttttgtgtgatttttttaaagtgaatgtAGATTTTCAAATTAACCTGCATTTCTCTACACAGAAAGACCTGGTCAGCCAGAgtggatcatttaaaaaacaattacattatTGGATAACCGTCTTTATTGCAATAATAAACGGATACATTCTGCTGTATTACTGTGGCCTGATAATCAATCAAgtcttaatttatttaaactaaTAATCGACATAATGTATTTGAGCAGTAATCATCTAAATCTGAAACAAAACTAGTGACTGAATCTGGGACACAATGCAATGGAGTAAAATGTACATCTCCATGTGAAGTCAAAGTATAAAGTAGCAGAATATGGATATGGTCGTCTAAAGTACCACAAAAGTGTATTGAAGAAAGCGTGTTGACATTCTATGACTGAACATGGAAGGTTCCCACAGGTTTGGTTACATTTAAATCACAACTGTTATAGTTTATGACCCCACCTCAAGTCTAATGAAGTACCATTActgctaacagctgctgtgtgtacatgtgaagTGAGTATACCAACATTGTAAGTAGGTCACAGAATCTGAGGGCTCAAAGATTTTGGTGTAAGACCTGCACAAAGATGTTACCTCGAGATTATCAGTGTTTGCTGaatttgttcaaattaattaatttagatcctcaacaaaacaaaaatgacagTATCCTAAATTTAGTAATTTGTTTTATGTATGAAGACTGATAACGTGCCAGAACCAtatacagactgtatataaagacactGTATAAAGACGAGAACAGGAGGTCTCTGTCTAGCAAACCAGCAGATGGCGCTGCAGTACCATCGTGGCCTCACAGTCTTTGAGGCTCTTATCGTGTGAAAAACTGACCACAGATTTCTCTCAACTGTTGCAGCATTTGATTACAAAGAGTGAGTGCTCTGTCTGTGCCTCTGTCCCTGCAGACGTGGCAGAGACCACGGACATGTCTCTGCCCTTGTACTGGGACCGTGTGGACATTCCTCTGCCTGACAGACCCTACAAGGACACACTGACGACTGGTGACCAGAGCCTGAAGCAGAAGGAGCAAGGACCCTGGAGCCAACTGTCCAAAGAGGAGAAGGTCGCCTGTAGGTCCTTAACTCACAGAGGCTGAGGCAGCACTCagtacagaacacacacaacaggttTAAATACACCCCTGACATCACCACTGTCAATATACAAGATCAACAGTCATTTAAAAGCACAGGGAAATTAGCAGTACAAATAAACGTCTGTACTCAAGTACAATTCAGTGGTACTTGTACTGTACTGCTATGTGCTTGTATATTAATTTTATACAACTTCACCTGTACATTTCAGAGTATTTAATAGTACTGTACTCTTTACTCCACTACAGAAATTCACCCATTGGTATATGATCTAGTTAGAATACTATAAGTTACATGTTAATGCCTCAGTAACAATAATCAATTATATACAATAATACAACTCTCATCaagtaaaatgtttctttatagTGGGTAATCTTTACTTATGATACTCAAAGTACTTATTGCTCATTAATTTTTTTCAGATGCTATATTTATTCAAGTTAAGGATTATTCTGCGTAAACACTTAAATTGAAGCTTATAACTGATCAATCGTGTTGGAACGTAACCAAGTACAATTCCTCGAGTACTGTACTGAATGTAAGTACAATTCTGAGGTACTTGTACTGTACTTCCAGTATTTCCAGGAAATACTGTTACTTTTTACTctccactacatttatctgacagctgtaGTTTTCAGCATAAAGTTTGATGCACAAAGacatgatacatttttaaaatagtttaaaaaatTAAACCAATAGTTTTAATTATCGCCCCTATGACTGATctgatttaatatttacataatttaatttcTATTGATGCATCAGTGCAAACATATCAGTAATACAGTCACAAGATGAATTCAGGGTCATTAGAAGATAAATGTGGACTGGAATAAAGAGTTGAGTTACacaaatttatatttatactcttgtttttaatctttgcttcatatattatttataatttattatcacttatttacttaaaacatttgaaaactttCTTTTGACATAAATGTGACAACTGGCTGCAAATGGGCAATTTTTGGATCATGACCAGGAACAAATTATTCACCTTCATCACAACCTGTCGTGTTGGATTTATGACTCTGTACACCTGCCTGtcgtctcctctctgacctcctgcaGTGTACCGGCTGATGTTCTCCCAGACCTTCCCCGAGATGAAGCAGCCGTCAGCAGAGTGGAAGTCCGTCGTGGGGGGGATCTTCATCCTAATGGGCTTAACCGGCCTGATAGTCTGGTGGCAGAAAGTCTAtggtaaaaaacaaatctgcctTTATAACTCTGACAGGACAAACCAATCTCTTAAATCTGCAGTGAcatgacacacactcagatatttCTCTCAGCAGATATTTGGAATTTGTAGGAAAAGTATAACTGT
The sequence above is drawn from the Hippoglossus hippoglossus isolate fHipHip1 chromosome 7, fHipHip1.pri, whole genome shotgun sequence genome and encodes:
- the LOC117765071 gene encoding cytochrome c oxidase subunit 4 isoform 2, mitochondrial isoform X1; this encodes MLHLTAGRVGSLLARRATAAFSTSSVRMASHGHDVAETTDMSLPLYWDRVDIPLPDRPYKDTLTTGDQSLKQKEQGPWSQLSKEEKVALYRLMFSQTFPEMKQPSAEWKSVVGGIFILMGLTGLIVWWQKVYVYPPAPRTFDADWQAKQYKRMLDMRVNPIEGFAAKWDYKKGQWK
- the LOC117765071 gene encoding cytochrome c oxidase subunit 4 isoform 2, mitochondrial isoform X2 — translated: MLHLTAGRVGSLLARRATAAFSTSSVRMASHDVAETTDMSLPLYWDRVDIPLPDRPYKDTLTTGDQSLKQKEQGPWSQLSKEEKVALYRLMFSQTFPEMKQPSAEWKSVVGGIFILMGLTGLIVWWQKVYVYPPAPRTFDADWQAKQYKRMLDMRVNPIEGFAAKWDYKKGQWK